One genomic segment of Pempheris klunzingeri isolate RE-2024b chromosome 21, fPemKlu1.hap1, whole genome shotgun sequence includes these proteins:
- the cdv3 gene encoding protein CDV3 homolog isoform X2, with protein sequence MADMPAEKSLDDFFAKRDKKKKKEKGKGKESAAGPTSALTKKTKREKEKSAKNENQDAQIEKDEEWKEFEQKEVDYSGLRLQALQISDEKEEEEYEKEEVGEDGEIILVSGDKVSGPWNKSSAAPAPVAAPVEEVEVPESKPAGVYRPPGARLTTTKRPHNQGPPEIFSDAQFPSLLSTAKHVETRRDREMEKTFEVVKHRNRGRDETSGASMQQLQLDNQYAILGDK encoded by the exons ATGGCGGATATGCCAGCAGAGAAGAGCTTGGACGATTTCTTTGCCAAGCgggataaaaagaagaagaaagagaaaggaaagggCAAGGAGTCCGCTGCCGGGCCCACGTCTGCTTTAACAAAGAAGACcaagagggagaaggagaaatcGGCGAAAAACGAGAATCAGGACGCGCAGATTGAAAAG GACGAGGAATGGAAAgagtttgaacagaaagaagtgGACTACAGTGGGCTTCGGCTCCAAGCTTTACAAATAAG TGacgagaaagaggaagaggagtatGAGAAAGAGGAGGTCGGTGAGGATGGAGAGATCATTCTGGTCAGTGGAGACAAAGTGTCCGGTCCCTGGAACAAGTCTAGCGCAGCTCCGGCTCCTGTTGCTGCACCTGTGG AGGAGGTAGAGGTGCCTGAGTCAAAGCCTGCTGGGGTATATCGCCCGCCAGGCGCTCGGCTCACCACCACCAAACGCCCGCACAACCAGGGCCCTCCTGAGATCTTCAGTGACGCACAGTTCCCCTCTCTACTCTCCACCGCCAAGCATGTGGAGACGCGAAG ggATAGAGAAATGGAGAAGACCTTTGAGGTCGTCAAACACAGGAACCGTGGTAGAGATGAGACCAGTGGCGCTTCTATGCAGCAGTTGCAGCTTGACAACCAGTACGCCATCCTGGGGGATAAGTAG
- the kif9 gene encoding kinesin-like protein KIF9, translating into MKAHGGGVGVYVRIRPTANFAQGLIECLPDGRTVNIYHRRDSRKPHDHRKSRLSCRSFQLEGVLQDVSQEELYATVCRRVVLGALDGYNGTLMCFGQTGAGKTYTMTGSTESYNRRGIIPRALQEVFGEVEKRTDYSFSVHLSYLEIYNETLVDLLSSLQDSPHPSPHSMVVMEEPGGGVFIRGLSLHPVHREEEALNLLFEGEMNRIIGSHALNRISSRSHCIFTVHIEAHARSPSSTKYITSKLNLVDLAGSERLGKTGSEGQLLKEAKYINKSLSFLEQAILALADHRRDHIPFRQTKLTHALKDSLGGNCNTVLVANIYGEAAQIEETLSTLRFASRMKCVRADPAVNVHIDPAAQINKLEKEVQMLQEELFIFNTLVNHPRIMYKPFSESQQAEIHDEVQRYLEGSLEEIRITSLKQVQAVFAQLKLAVQEQEQKVKAQLCQTYDLVEKNQSADTAAVKDSDTTGSTEDVEVSSGQSPDARRLNSTKAKAKRCREKPSQGKRQGEGSPVSRKHLERASRSKLKPIQAPELDQESQEPDTESQDTQESQPPDNETCSEYVSPPPKEEAFEDFKMGQGSKINRILKENKVVLLERHSLLQQLTEEVSAVKRELDCTAATIQQHKDMRGGQGQYLVMEVEPGATLLMQLRELKALYQQRYNVLRDIKAEVDYCQHLVDQCRVRLLSEFENWYEKSFLVPEEEVDITKEKNVKQEEDNPQSVEQPPYMLLPDGPRSESFYTARHRALKRRTNRMLSFTPVQRSSSAGSGRRRLHQIQPVT; encoded by the exons ATGAAGGCTCACGGCGGCGGAGTCGGAGTCTATGTCCGGATCAGACCAACGGCAAACTTCGCCCAAGGCCTCATTGAATGTCTCCCTGATGGACGG ACTGTAAACATCTATCACAGGAGAGACTCCAGAAAGCCCCACGACCACAGGAAAAGTCGGCTGAGCTGCCGGTCATTCCAGCTGGAAGGCGTCCTGCAGGATGTATCCCAGGAGGAGCTGTATGCCACAGTGTGCCGGCGGGTGGTACTGGGAGCACTGGATGGCTATAATG GTACTCTGATGTGTTTTGGGCAGACAGGTGCAGGAAAGACCTACACCATGACAGGGTCCACAGAATCGTACAATCGGAGAGGCATCATTCCTAGGGCCCTTCAGGAG GTGTTTGGAGAAGTGGAGAAAAGGACTGATTATTCCTTCTCTGTGCATCTGTCCTACCTGGAGATCTACAATGAGACCCTGGTGGACCTGCTGTCATCACTGCAAGACTCACCACACCCTTCTCCTCACAGTAtggtggtgatggaggagcCGGGCGGGGGGGTGTTCATCAGAGGTTTGTCTCTTCATCCTGtccacagggaggaggaggctctCAACCTGCTGTTTGAG GGTGAGATGAATCGCATTATTGGATCTCATGCCCTGAACAGGATCtcctccaggtctcactgtaTATTCACTGTGCATATAGAG GCTCATGCACGGTCACCGTCCTCCACCAAGTACATCACATCCAAGCTGAATCTGGTGGATTTGGCTGGGTCAGAGAGGCTGGGAAAGACTGGG TCAGAGGGACAGCTGTTAAAGGAAGCCAAGTACATCAACAAGTCCTTGTCATTCCTGGAGCAGGCCATCCTGGCCCTGGCAGACCATCGCAGAGACCACATTCCCTTCAGGCAGACTAAACTCACACATGCCCTCAAAGACTCACTGG GAGGGAACTGCAACACTGTGCTTGTGGCCAACATCTACGGTGAGGCTGCACAAATAGAAGAAACA CTCTCTACACTGCGTTTTGCCAGCAGAATGAAGTGTGTCCGGGCTGACCCTGCTGTTAATGTACACATAGATCCAGCA GCTCAGATCAACAAACTCGAGAAGGAGGTACAGATGCTGCAAGAAGAACTGTTCATATTCAATACACTG GTGAACCACCCGCGCATCATGTACAAGCCGTTTTCTGAATCCCAGCAAGCTGAGATCCACGACGAGGTTCAGAGATACCTAGAAGGAAGCCTGGAGGAAATCCGT ATCACAAGTTTAAAGCAGGTCCAAGCTGTTTTCGCCCAGCTCAAGCTTGCTGTGCA GGAACAAGAGCAGAAGGTGAAGGCTCAGCTTTGCCAGACCTACGACTTGGTGGAAAAAAACCAGAGTGctgacacagctgctgtcaaG GACTCAGATACCACAGGCAGCACTGAGGATGTGGAGGTCAGTTCAGGTCAGTCTCCTGATGCCAGGCGCCTAAATTCAACCAAAGCCAAAGCTAAGAGGTGTAGGGAAAAACCAAG CCAAGGTAAGAGACAAGGAGAGGGGAGTCCAGTTTCAAGAAAGCATTTGGAACGTGCCTCCAGATCAAAGCTGAAACCCATCCAGGCGCCTGAGCTGGATCAGGAGTCACAAGAACCAGACACTGAGAGCCAGGACACACAGGAATCACAACCGCCTGACAATGAAACCTGCTCCGAGTATGT CTCTCCTCCACCCAAAGAAGAAGCCTTTGAGGATTTTAAGATGGGACAAGGCAGCAAGATTAATCGCATCCTGAAGGAGAACAAGGTCGTGCTGCTGGAACGccacagtcttcttcaacagcTCACTGAGGAGGTCAGTGCTGTCAAGAGAGAGCTCGACTGTACCGCAGCCACCATACAGCAACACAAGGACATGAGAGGAGGCCAAG GTCAGTATTTGGTTATGGAGGTGGAGCCAGGTGCCACTTTACTGATGCAGCTCAGAGAGCTGAAGGCCCTTTACCAACAGAGGTATAATGTGCTGCGTGACATCAAGGCAGAGGTGGACTACTGTCAACACCTTGTGGATCAGTGCAGGGTGCGCTTGCTCTCTG AATTTGAGAACTGGTATGAAAAGTCTTTCCTGGTACccgaggaggaggtggacatAACTAAGGAGAAGAATGTCAAACAA GAAGAGGATAACCCGCAGTCTGTGGAGCAGCCGCCGTATATGCTTCTTCCTGACGGCCCCCGCAGCGAGTCCTTCTACACCGCCCGCCACAGAGCACTAAAAAGG AGGACTAACAGGATGCTGTCCTTTACTCCGGTGCAGAGGAGCTCATCTGCAGGATCTGGGCGGAGAAGACTTCATCAAATTCAACCTGTTACCTAA
- the cdv3 gene encoding protein CDV3 homolog isoform X1, with protein MADMPAEKSLDDFFAKRDKKKKKEKGKGKESAAGPTSALTKKTKREKEKSAKNENQDAQIEKEDEEWKEFEQKEVDYSGLRLQALQISDEKEEEEYEKEEVGEDGEIILVSGDKVSGPWNKSSAAPAPVAAPVEEVEVPESKPAGVYRPPGARLTTTKRPHNQGPPEIFSDAQFPSLLSTAKHVETRRDREMEKTFEVVKHRNRGRDETSGASMQQLQLDNQYAILGDK; from the exons ATGGCGGATATGCCAGCAGAGAAGAGCTTGGACGATTTCTTTGCCAAGCgggataaaaagaagaagaaagagaaaggaaagggCAAGGAGTCCGCTGCCGGGCCCACGTCTGCTTTAACAAAGAAGACcaagagggagaaggagaaatcGGCGAAAAACGAGAATCAGGACGCGCAGATTGAAAAG GAGGACGAGGAATGGAAAgagtttgaacagaaagaagtgGACTACAGTGGGCTTCGGCTCCAAGCTTTACAAATAAG TGacgagaaagaggaagaggagtatGAGAAAGAGGAGGTCGGTGAGGATGGAGAGATCATTCTGGTCAGTGGAGACAAAGTGTCCGGTCCCTGGAACAAGTCTAGCGCAGCTCCGGCTCCTGTTGCTGCACCTGTGG AGGAGGTAGAGGTGCCTGAGTCAAAGCCTGCTGGGGTATATCGCCCGCCAGGCGCTCGGCTCACCACCACCAAACGCCCGCACAACCAGGGCCCTCCTGAGATCTTCAGTGACGCACAGTTCCCCTCTCTACTCTCCACCGCCAAGCATGTGGAGACGCGAAG ggATAGAGAAATGGAGAAGACCTTTGAGGTCGTCAAACACAGGAACCGTGGTAGAGATGAGACCAGTGGCGCTTCTATGCAGCAGTTGCAGCTTGACAACCAGTACGCCATCCTGGGGGATAAGTAG